The segment CGCAATCCTGGTGCGCACCAAGGAATCCGGAATTTGAGTCAGGTATCGAGGGTCGTCGCCGAGGCCGACGGTGGATCGCGTGGGAACCCCGGCCCGGCCGGGTACGGCGCAGTGGTGTTCAGCGCCGATCGCTCGCAGGTTCTCGCTGAGCGTCGGGCATCGCTGGGCGTCGCCACCAACAACGTCGCCGAGTACAACGGCCTGATCGCTGCTTTGAGTGCGGCCCGCGATGTCGGGGCTCGTGAGGTTGCCGTCCGCATGGACTCCAAACTCGTCGTCGAACAGATGTCCGGGCGCTGGAAAGTGAAGCACCCGGACATGATTCCGCTTCAGCGCAAAGCCGCCGAACTGGCCCGCGGCTTCGACTCCGTCACCTACGAATGGATTCCGCGCTCGCAGAATTCACACGCCGACGCGCTGGCCAACGAGGCGATGGACGCAGCGGCCGAGGGAAAGGACCTATCGGCTCGGCCCGACGCCGAGTCGGTCGCAACGAAGCCCGCGTCGCCGGGGTGGACCGGTGCGATGGGGGAGCCGACGCGCCTGTTGTTGCTGCGACACGGCCAGACCCCTATGTCGGTCGACCGTCGATACTCGGGCCGCGGCAACCCGGATCTGACCGAACTCGGCCGACATCAAGCTGATTCTGCCGCAACGGTTCTGGGTTCACGCACCGACATCGACGCCATTGTGGCCTCGCCGCTCGCGCGCGCACAACAGACTGCCGCAGCGACAGCCGGCCGCCTCGGATTGCCTGTCACCACCGTCGACGGCCTCATCGAAACCGACTTCGGCGACTGGGAGGGCTTGACGTTCGGCGAGGCGAAAGAGCGATACCCGGAGCAGCATCAGGACTGGCTCGGCAAGACGTCCGTAGCACCGCCGAACGGAGAGAGCTTCGACGCGGTGCGCACGCGCATCGAAGCAACCCTGGACCGGTTGCTGAGCGAATACGCCGGCAAAACTGTTCTGGTGGTCACCCACGT is part of the Rhodococcus sp. SBT000017 genome and harbors:
- a CDS encoding bifunctional RNase H/acid phosphatase, with the translated sequence MSQVSRVVAEADGGSRGNPGPAGYGAVVFSADRSQVLAERRASLGVATNNVAEYNGLIAALSAARDVGAREVAVRMDSKLVVEQMSGRWKVKHPDMIPLQRKAAELARGFDSVTYEWIPRSQNSHADALANEAMDAAAEGKDLSARPDAESVATKPASPGWTGAMGEPTRLLLLRHGQTPMSVDRRYSGRGNPDLTELGRHQADSAATVLGSRTDIDAIVASPLARAQQTAAATAGRLGLPVTTVDGLIETDFGDWEGLTFGEAKERYPEQHQDWLGKTSVAPPNGESFDAVRTRIEATLDRLLSEYAGKTVLVVTHVTPIKMLLQLALDVGPSLLYRLHLDLASLSIAEFYPDGGASVRLVNDTSHLTRLA